The following are from one region of the Corylus avellana chromosome ca1, CavTom2PMs-1.0 genome:
- the LOC132163958 gene encoding protein LNK2, protein MFDWNDEELSNIIWGEGAESGDHIVPYPEASEDYRNKKEWNQDAANIKPTEQRTAGSKIGLHGRKLESSSDLDNNEDITTSGFGMDSWPDLSLSSAAKTDQDSMGTEVSNNLTESSKYNSSRGTAQHDKDAEIFQNTHEGKEQGDLVDYDWVNIGSFDDLDRIFSNEDPIFGNVSLGGADELWSSSKDVANCPVKIFPTSADSPSLVSGELRNASEQLENKTEYLQHDDLSFTIDHGEINDLALHDMQNAHAISGHMEYAGGKSKPIDKEQTDINMVGKISATTSRPAVENVVNTNEFINKASKQTKLSKGRKKPEAKSEQKTLPHLYGTWSPSGNSSRQFENQVASSMLQSPPSSMLNQQRQIPGPRSLQYQHVANPFVAPAAYGNVTNTYPTMPVLAHIQSAERKHQPLLSAYEGSPGGANPVSKSVKTPVQRLTMTPQEKIEKLRRRQQMQAMFAIQKQQKQFSNQVPSSSHAITQIGPTDSQNQHFEEADLEVEDINALPPLDPNSPIEQDDSNTVPVAIDDYSVEDTILYRLQDIISKLDMKLRLCIRDSLFRLAQSAMQRHYASDTSSTNKSSRDEHEVLAKEEINSCNRYSGMPEIETETNPIDRTVAHLLFHRPLESPGKHPDTPESPISAKLPCERKAAGLANLPMGYLLESSKSKHNFPHQGSKNSCPLAESQHADQFKSSPCIDTSENASNNEPADGGAMEVEASK, encoded by the exons ATGTTTGATTGGAACGACGAAGAG CTTTCAAATATAATATGGGGTGAGGGTGCTGAGAGTGGTGACCATATTGTGCCTTATCCTGAGGCAAGTGAAGATTATCGCAACAAGAAAGAATGGAACCAAGACGCTGCTAACATCAAGCCTACTGAGCAGAGGACAGCGGGGTCTAAAATTGGTTTACATGGAAGGAAGCTGGAGAGCAGCTCTGACCTTGACAACAATGAAGATATTACTACTTCAGGATTTGGCATGGATTCGTGGCCTGATTTGTCCTTATCTAGTGCTGCCAAAACTGATCAGGATTCCATGGGTACTGAAGTATCTAACAACTTAACTGAAAGTAGCAAATATAATTCATCAAGAG GGACAGCTCAACATGATAAAGATGctgaaatttttcaaaatacccatgaAGGTAAAGAACAAGGTGATTTGGTTGACTATGACTGGGTTAACATTGGAAGCTTTGATGATCTCGATCGAATTTTTAG CAATGAAGACCCAATTTTTGGCAATGTGAGTCTTGGTGGTGCTGATGAGCTATGGTCTTCTTCTAAAGATGTAGCTAACTGCCCAGTAAAAATCTTCCCCACATCTGCGGATTCACCAAGTCTGGTGTCAGGAGAACTAAGGAATGCATCTGAGCAATTGGAAAATAAAACAGAATATTTGCAACACGATGACCTGTCATTTACTATTGACCACGGGGAAATCAATGATCTGGCACTTCATGATATGCAGAATGCACATGCAATCTCAGGTCATATGGAATATGCTGGAGGTAAAAGTAAGCCTATTGATAAGGAGCAG ACAGATATCAACATGGTGGGGAAAATCTCTGCAACAACCTCTCGCCCAGCTGTTGAAAATGTTGTGAACACCAATGAGTTTATAAATAAG GCTTCTAAGCAAACAAAATTGTCGAAAGGTCGGAAAAAGCCAGAGGCGAAGAGTGAGCAGAAGACATTGCCACATTTGTATGGTACCTGGTCTCCATCAGGAAACTCGTCTAGACAATTTGAGAACCAAGTGGCTTCCTCCATGCTACAGTCTCCTCCCTCTTCAATGCTCAATCAACAGAGGCAGATTCCAGGACCCAGGTCTTTGCAATACCAGCATGTTGCCAATCCATTTGTGGCTCCAGCAGCATACGGGAATGTCACAAATACATATCCTACCATGCCTGTGCTTGCCCACATTCAGTCTGCTGAGCGTAAGCATCAACCTTTGCTTTCTGCTTATGAAGGTTCTCCAGGTGGTGCAAATCCTGTTAGCAAGTCAGTGAAAACTCCTGTGCAACGTCTGACCATGACACctcaagaaaaaattgaaaaactaaggAGGCGGCAACAAATGCAGGCAATGTTTGCCATTCAGAAACAACAGAAACAATTCAGTAATCAAGTCCCATCTAGCAGTCATGCCATCACTCAAATAGGTCCCACAGATAGCCAAAATCAGCACTTTGAGGAGGCTGATCTTGAAGTTGAAGATATAAACGCTCTTCCTCCTCTGGATCCTAACTCACCTATCGAACAAGATGATTCCAATACAGTCCCTGTGGCAATTGATGATTATTCAGTGGAGGACACAATACTTTACAGGCTTCAAGATATTATTTCAAAG TTGGACATGAAATTAAGACTTTGTATACGGGATAGCTTGTTCCGGTTGGCTCAAAGTGCAATGCAAAGGCATTATGCTAGTGATACAAGCAGTACCAACAAAAGTAGCAGGGATGAACATGAAGTCCTtgcaaaagaagaaatcaaTAGTTGTAACAG GTATTCAGGGATGCCTGAGATAGAAACAGAGACCAATCCCATAGACCGAACTGTGGCTCATTTGCTCTTTCATAGGCCTTTGGAGTCGCCAGGAAAACATCCCGATACCCCTGAATCACCTATTTCCGCAAAGCTTCCGTGCGAACGCAAAGCAGCAGGCTTAGCGAACTTGCCAATGGGGTACTTGCTAGAGAGTTCAAAGAGTAAACATAACTTTCCTCACCAGGGATCTAAGAATTCTTGCCCATTGGCTGAGTCCCAACATGCCGATCAGTTTAAAAGCAGTCCTTGCATAGACACTTCAGAGAACGCTTCAAACAATGAGCCTGCAGATGGTGGAGCTATGGAGGTTGAAGCCTCTAAATGA